From the Maioricimonas rarisocia genome, one window contains:
- a CDS encoding proton-conducting transporter transmembrane domain-containing protein, producing MSVDQFLTTVGAGVVIAPSLLLLILGITSLVGHPLSERTIGRLTQIATVTGLIGAVVILVLMLVLGTRHVPVELGNWVVIPEQHFHFHLKFVFDRLSVPFVILSFILCGTIGAFANVYLHREVGYRRFFVFYAMFLLGMVVSSLAGTIETLFAGWELVGLSSALLVAFFHERPSPVRNGLRVWSVYRIADAAFLLAAVAMHHQTGAGDFEVLMGSGPWPHGVAELSAQQALFVGTLLLVAAAGKSALVPFSGWLPRAMEGPTPSSAVFYGALSVHLGAYMLLRVSPILALSPVLSGLVILLGLITAGFAAMTARVQTDIKTALAFASLTQVGIIVVEIGLGLRYLALAHIVGHACLRTLQLLRAPSLLHDYHALENAIGSHLPRTSSPWAKLLPRDVRDWFYRLSLERGYLDALLVDSMVRPILNVFRWCDGIERRWTDWLAGGESRESDRVPAHHDTLEELV from the coding sequence ATGAGCGTCGATCAGTTCCTGACAACGGTCGGTGCCGGGGTCGTTATCGCACCCTCCCTGCTGCTGCTGATCCTCGGGATAACCTCCCTGGTGGGACACCCCCTGAGCGAGCGGACGATCGGTCGGCTCACGCAGATCGCCACCGTCACGGGCCTCATCGGTGCGGTCGTGATCCTGGTGCTGATGCTGGTTCTCGGCACGCGGCACGTCCCGGTCGAACTGGGCAACTGGGTCGTTATTCCCGAACAGCACTTTCACTTCCACCTGAAGTTCGTCTTCGATCGACTGTCGGTTCCGTTCGTGATCCTCTCGTTCATTCTCTGCGGGACGATCGGAGCCTTCGCGAACGTGTACCTGCACCGGGAGGTCGGCTACCGCCGCTTCTTTGTGTTCTATGCGATGTTTCTGCTGGGCATGGTCGTCAGTTCGCTGGCTGGAACCATCGAAACCCTGTTTGCAGGCTGGGAACTGGTCGGTCTCTCGTCGGCACTGCTCGTGGCGTTCTTTCACGAACGGCCGTCTCCGGTCCGCAACGGACTGCGGGTCTGGTCGGTCTATCGCATTGCCGACGCCGCCTTCCTGCTCGCCGCGGTCGCGATGCACCACCAGACCGGTGCCGGCGACTTTGAGGTGCTGATGGGATCTGGTCCGTGGCCTCACGGCGTCGCGGAACTCTCCGCCCAACAGGCGCTGTTCGTCGGAACCCTGCTGCTGGTCGCGGCCGCCGGAAAATCGGCACTCGTCCCCTTTTCCGGCTGGCTGCCGCGGGCGATGGAAGGTCCCACTCCCTCCAGCGCCGTATTTTACGGGGCTCTCTCGGTTCACCTGGGAGCCTACATGCTGCTCCGCGTGTCACCGATTCTGGCCCTCTCGCCGGTCCTCAGCGGGCTTGTCATTCTGCTCGGGCTGATTACCGCAGGATTCGCTGCGATGACGGCCCGTGTCCAGACCGACATCAAGACGGCTCTCGCCTTCGCGTCCCTGACGCAGGTGGGCATTATCGTCGTCGAAATCGGCCTCGGGCTCCGCTACCTGGCTTTGGCCCATATTGTTGGTCATGCCTGCCTGCGAACTCTCCAGCTTCTGCGGGCTCCTTCACTGCTGCATGACTATCACGCTCTCGAAAACGCCATCGGCTCGCACCTCCCGCGAACGTCGAGCCCCTGGGCGAAACTGCTGCCCCGTGACGTTCGCGACTGGTTCTATCGGCTGTCACTCGAACGGGGCTATCTCGACGCATTGCTGGTCGACTCCATGGTTCGGCCCATCCTGAACGTCTTTCGCTGGTGCGACGGAATCGAACGCCGCTGGACCGATTGGCTCGCCGGCGGCGAATCGCGGGAATCGGACCGTGTCCCGGCTCACCACGACACACTCGAAGAGCTCGTATGA
- a CDS encoding response regulator transcription factor, with amino-acid sequence MPTVTDNGARAVLVVEDDPVLGKALQRGLEDGGHRCTWMRNGRRGLEQALAQKFDAIVLDLMLPELGGLDLLRALRLEGIRTPVLILSALGSVEERVNGLNAGADDYLVKPFAFPELLARLSAITRRSFQTKAQQLIVGPLTLDLSTRRVSRDDCEIDLTPTEFSLLELLMRNAGQVLTRKMMCEHLWDSDWEGVTNVIEVHINRLRAKIDREFDTQLLQTVRGRGYVLRVPG; translated from the coding sequence GTGCCGACTGTGACTGACAACGGAGCCCGTGCCGTACTGGTCGTCGAAGACGATCCCGTTCTCGGGAAAGCCCTGCAACGGGGACTCGAGGACGGCGGCCATCGATGTACCTGGATGCGCAATGGTCGGCGCGGTCTCGAACAGGCGCTGGCACAGAAGTTCGACGCGATCGTCCTGGACCTGATGCTGCCGGAACTGGGCGGTCTGGATCTGCTCCGCGCTCTGCGGCTGGAAGGGATTCGGACGCCGGTGCTGATCCTGTCTGCACTCGGATCGGTCGAGGAGCGGGTGAACGGCCTCAACGCCGGAGCCGACGATTACCTCGTCAAGCCGTTTGCCTTTCCGGAACTGCTGGCGAGACTCTCGGCGATCACGCGCCGGTCCTTTCAGACGAAAGCACAACAACTGATCGTCGGTCCGCTGACGCTCGACCTGTCGACTCGCCGCGTCTCGCGGGATGATTGCGAGATCGATCTGACCCCCACCGAGTTCAGTCTGCTGGAATTGCTGATGCGGAACGCCGGGCAGGTGCTGACGCGGAAGATGATGTGCGAGCACCTCTGGGATTCGGACTGGGAAGGGGTGACGAACGTCATCGAGGTGCATATCAACCGGCTGCGTGCGAAAATCGACCGCGAGTTCGACACGCAGTTGCTGCAGACCGTACGCGGCCGCGGTTACGTCCTGCGCGTGCCGGGCTGA
- a CDS encoding sensor histidine kinase, which yields MSSGDDRSTDGWLRRLWRTLRFRLAVWNALVVVLTAGVTLLGLRQGVQWALLHEMDQILIEDVHEIALALEETRPDDFGALIDDLERKALGHKHHGWFVELRTAKGDVVWSSIDAPVDPLSAVPVRELTPRSTQNFRLVQRTVPVGPRQVSVIRVGARLELMQADMARVDQMVFIAAGGVLLLAPLCGYWLASRAARAVGEIIQTASRLRPTHLDERLPVRGTGDELDQLAETVNGLLDRIAAYLQQRRDFVANSAHELRTPLAAIRSSVEVALSGGRSPEEYEDLLVDIIDQSGTLETLVNQLLLLSETEVDQLRKQGEPVAFDDVVTKAVEMFRGVAESRHIDITLSRCDDVNLVGNRTHLRQVVNNLVDNAVKYTLEGGHVDVELVHLDCKQAARLTVRDTGIGISVDDLQHVFERFFRADRSRSREHGITGTGLGLCICQAVAVAHGGTITCESQLDEGTCVTVTLPLKSAGTKDQPGHTASMPGRLTGTTVS from the coding sequence ATGAGTAGCGGTGACGACCGGTCGACTGACGGCTGGTTGAGACGACTCTGGCGAACGCTTCGGTTTCGGCTCGCCGTCTGGAACGCGCTGGTGGTTGTGCTGACTGCCGGCGTGACGCTGCTCGGTCTGAGGCAGGGCGTGCAGTGGGCGCTGCTGCACGAGATGGATCAGATCCTGATCGAGGATGTCCACGAGATTGCCCTGGCGCTGGAAGAGACCCGGCCCGACGATTTCGGCGCCCTGATCGACGATCTCGAACGCAAGGCGCTGGGGCACAAGCATCATGGCTGGTTTGTGGAACTGCGTACGGCCAAAGGCGATGTTGTCTGGTCCAGCATCGATGCGCCGGTCGATCCTCTAAGTGCAGTACCTGTCCGCGAACTGACGCCACGTTCCACGCAAAACTTTCGACTGGTGCAGCGAACCGTTCCCGTCGGACCGCGACAGGTCTCGGTCATCCGTGTGGGCGCGAGACTGGAACTGATGCAGGCCGACATGGCCCGGGTCGACCAGATGGTGTTCATCGCCGCTGGCGGCGTTCTGCTTCTGGCACCGCTTTGTGGTTACTGGCTGGCAAGCCGGGCGGCCCGTGCGGTCGGGGAGATCATTCAGACTGCCTCGCGGTTGCGTCCGACACATCTCGACGAACGCCTGCCGGTGCGGGGAACCGGCGACGAGCTCGATCAGCTGGCCGAGACCGTCAACGGGCTGCTCGACCGCATCGCCGCCTATCTGCAGCAGCGGCGGGATTTCGTCGCGAACTCGGCCCATGAGCTGCGAACACCGCTGGCAGCCATCCGCAGCTCAGTCGAAGTCGCCCTGAGCGGAGGACGATCGCCGGAAGAGTACGAAGACCTGCTGGTCGACATCATCGATCAGAGCGGTACTCTCGAAACGCTCGTCAATCAGTTGCTTCTCCTCTCGGAGACCGAAGTCGATCAATTGCGCAAGCAGGGGGAACCGGTCGCGTTCGACGACGTTGTGACCAAGGCGGTCGAGATGTTTCGCGGTGTGGCCGAGTCGCGGCACATCGATATCACGCTCTCACGCTGCGATGATGTCAACCTCGTCGGCAATCGGACTCATCTTCGACAGGTGGTCAACAATCTGGTCGACAATGCCGTCAAGTACACGCTCGAAGGGGGCCACGTCGACGTGGAGCTTGTCCACCTCGACTGCAAACAGGCGGCGCGGCTGACGGTGCGCGACACCGGCATCGGAATCTCGGTTGACGATCTGCAGCACGTGTTCGAACGGTTCTTCCGGGCGGACCGTTCCCGCTCGCGCGAGCATGGCATCACCGGGACGGGACTGGGGCTCTGTATCTGCCAGGCGGTGGCGGTGGCCCACGGCGGAACGATCACCTGCGAGAGCCAACTGGACGAGGGAACGTGCGTCACGGTCACACTTCCGCTGAAGTCCGCCGGCACGAAGGACCAACCGGGGCATACCGCGTCGATGCCGGGGAGGTTGACGGGCACGACGGTATCGTGA
- a CDS encoding S9 family peptidase, which yields MRELLLTATLFGLLVASPPAMAQHASVPSQVETEGVPPVPEELTRTLARYDSFRSASFAGWSPEDRGILIRTRFGNASQLHRVYHPGSRREQITFFREPVSGRFLPEAEDDSVLLSMSTGGSENNQIYLLDRDDDVLTLLTDGESRNLMGPVTDDGDRLAYTSNRRNGRDTDIYTIDPRDPESNKLVMETDGEYWYASDWSPDQKRLLIGRYVSINEGYLAILDIETGERRDLPLDGEQTYAIGDAAFTPDGQGIYLSTDLDSEFLRLARLDLETEELAWLADDIEWDVEDIEVHRETGRVAFTVNENGVSRLYLLEEDQRREILLPPAILRSLEFSPDGSQLGFTLYRPDAPGDVYTTSVDGGGFVRWTFSETGGLDPEQFIRPMQIEFPSFDGQIIPAYYFQPPTASDDEPAPVLILIHGGPESQYRPYLSGITQYYCNVLGLAVIAPNVRGSRGYGKSYLKLDNAMLRENSVRDIGALLDWIDDQPELDASRVAVSGGSYGGYMVLASLAHYPDRIKAGIDIVGIANFITFLENTADYRRDLRRAEYGDERDPEMRAHFEKINPTSLVDQIDSALLVAHGRNDPRVPFSEAEQIAEKVREDGKPVWTVYAANEGHGFAKKDNADYLRAVQVMFLEKFLLD from the coding sequence ATGCGCGAACTGCTGCTGACCGCGACACTGTTCGGACTTCTCGTTGCCTCACCGCCGGCCATGGCCCAGCATGCCTCTGTGCCGTCTCAGGTTGAGACGGAGGGGGTTCCTCCGGTTCCGGAAGAACTGACACGAACGCTCGCCCGCTACGATTCCTTCCGTTCAGCCAGTTTTGCCGGCTGGTCTCCGGAAGATCGCGGCATCCTGATCCGCACCCGGTTTGGCAACGCGTCGCAGCTGCATCGCGTGTACCATCCCGGCAGCCGCCGCGAGCAGATCACCTTCTTCCGCGAACCGGTCAGCGGACGCTTCCTGCCCGAAGCCGAGGATGACTCGGTGCTGCTCTCGATGAGCACCGGTGGCAGCGAGAACAACCAGATCTACCTGCTCGACCGGGATGATGATGTCCTGACGCTCCTGACCGACGGCGAGTCCCGCAACCTCATGGGCCCGGTGACGGACGACGGCGACCGGCTCGCCTATACCAGCAACCGCCGCAATGGTCGCGACACGGACATCTACACCATCGATCCGCGCGATCCCGAGTCCAACAAGCTGGTGATGGAGACCGACGGCGAGTACTGGTACGCGTCCGACTGGTCGCCTGACCAGAAACGGCTGCTGATCGGCCGGTACGTCTCGATCAACGAAGGCTACCTGGCGATTCTCGATATCGAGACCGGAGAGCGTCGCGACCTGCCGCTCGACGGCGAGCAGACGTACGCCATCGGCGATGCAGCGTTCACTCCGGACGGGCAGGGGATCTACCTCAGCACCGATCTCGACAGCGAGTTCCTGCGTCTGGCCCGGCTCGATCTCGAAACGGAAGAACTGGCCTGGCTGGCCGACGACATCGAGTGGGACGTCGAAGATATCGAGGTCCATCGCGAGACGGGTCGTGTTGCCTTCACGGTCAACGAGAACGGCGTCAGCCGCCTGTACCTGCTCGAGGAAGACCAGCGACGCGAAATCCTGCTGCCGCCCGCCATCCTCCGGAGTCTCGAGTTCTCACCGGACGGATCACAGCTCGGCTTCACGCTCTATCGGCCGGACGCGCCGGGTGACGTCTACACGACCAGCGTCGACGGAGGGGGCTTCGTCCGCTGGACGTTCAGCGAGACCGGCGGACTGGATCCCGAACAGTTCATCCGCCCCATGCAGATCGAATTCCCGTCGTTCGACGGGCAGATCATCCCTGCCTACTACTTCCAGCCTCCCACGGCTTCGGATGACGAACCGGCACCGGTGCTGATCCTGATCCACGGCGGTCCCGAATCGCAGTACCGGCCGTACCTTTCGGGCATCACCCAGTACTACTGCAACGTCCTGGGGCTGGCGGTCATCGCTCCGAACGTGCGGGGATCTCGCGGATACGGCAAATCGTATCTGAAGCTGGACAACGCCATGCTTCGCGAGAACAGCGTCCGGGACATCGGGGCACTGCTCGACTGGATCGACGATCAGCCCGAGCTGGATGCCTCGCGTGTGGCCGTCAGTGGCGGGTCGTACGGCGGCTACATGGTGCTCGCCTCGCTGGCCCACTATCCCGACCGCATCAAAGCAGGCATCGACATCGTCGGCATCGCCAATTTCATCACGTTCCTCGAGAACACCGCCGACTACCGGAGGGATCTGCGACGGGCGGAGTACGGCGACGAACGGGATCCCGAAATGCGCGCACACTTCGAGAAGATCAATCCGACGTCGCTGGTTGACCAGATCGACTCGGCACTGCTCGTCGCACACGGTCGTAACGATCCCCGCGTTCCGTTCTCGGAAGCCGAGCAGATCGCGGAGAAAGTCCGCGAAGATGGCAAGCCGGTCTGGACGGTCTATGCGGCGAACGAAGGTCACGGCTTCGCCAAGAAGGACAATGCCGACTACCTGCGAGCCGTGCAGGTGATGTTTCTCGAGAAGTTCCTGCTGGACTGA
- the yegS gene encoding lipid kinase YegS, producing the protein MATAAEERIRIIVNGKVAGDELLRAAVGEFRARGFDIEVRVTWEGGDAGRYTIEAVEDGVGTIVAAGGDGSLSEVVAGIIEVGVDPAPRVGVIPFGTANDFANCCMIPPAEPAAALELVTTLEPTLIDVGVVNGRSFVNVASGGLGAEVTANTPPEMKRALGGAAYSLMALLSALNVTPWQTRITVGDETFDGMMVVMAVGNGRLAGGGYQVAPNALLNDGLLDLIAIRDFELPRFGTLLGELNDVCNDANTCVHYWQRESFIVESAQPVPWNLDGEPITGKRFEFSVLPARIPLILPPGAPVAQDDVRQDA; encoded by the coding sequence ATGGCAACGGCAGCGGAAGAACGGATCCGAATCATTGTGAACGGCAAGGTGGCCGGTGACGAGTTGCTGCGCGCCGCAGTTGGCGAGTTTCGCGCGCGGGGCTTCGACATCGAGGTGCGGGTCACCTGGGAAGGGGGCGATGCCGGCCGCTACACGATCGAGGCGGTCGAAGATGGCGTCGGGACGATTGTCGCCGCCGGAGGCGATGGCTCGCTCAGCGAAGTCGTTGCGGGGATTATCGAAGTCGGTGTCGATCCGGCACCACGTGTGGGCGTCATCCCCTTCGGTACGGCCAACGATTTCGCCAACTGCTGCATGATTCCCCCGGCGGAGCCCGCGGCCGCACTGGAACTGGTCACGACGCTCGAGCCGACCTTGATCGATGTGGGAGTGGTGAACGGCCGGTCGTTCGTTAACGTGGCCAGCGGAGGACTGGGGGCCGAAGTGACCGCCAACACTCCCCCGGAGATGAAACGGGCCCTCGGCGGGGCGGCCTACTCGCTGATGGCGCTGCTCTCGGCACTCAATGTGACTCCGTGGCAGACGCGAATCACTGTCGGCGACGAAACGTTCGACGGCATGATGGTCGTCATGGCGGTGGGGAACGGGCGGCTCGCAGGAGGCGGATACCAGGTCGCGCCGAATGCTCTCCTGAACGATGGGCTGCTGGACTTGATCGCCATCCGCGACTTCGAACTCCCCCGATTCGGAACGCTATTGGGCGAACTCAACGACGTCTGCAACGATGCCAACACCTGCGTCCACTACTGGCAGCGGGAGTCCTTCATCGTCGAGAGCGCACAACCGGTGCCGTGGAACCTGGACGGCGAGCCGATTACGGGCAAACGATTCGAGTTCAGCGTCCTCCCGGCCCGCATTCCGCTGATTCTGCCGCCGGGGGCACCGGTGGCACAGGATGACGTTCGACAGGATGCATGA
- a CDS encoding DUF2309 domain-containing protein: MPLAPSVLLDSAPRDQASSRLDRLRDAIHHAAHLLPTQGPITSFVHHNTLHAFEELPFEQAVDQASRIHNCEPFLRESRYREMLEGDRIRLCDLEEVLKHDLGDAATTSVCGLSTRHELRLAMLRYPLRQAPDAELRWLIAETDAISRFRDEAPEPARRRILDETRHWIMRDVRNGRSTHATDPARKRIRAALNDLLQRYNESRIERWSESTWEAFTLGALWRACHQAVHGLAACPTDQAMPLRHRTLLLEVTGNDTDTLVHDLLIRFCAAFLDQGFATWVLPDRDRGFYESFLSLYSQPGGPPDRWLRGLRTELMRLQRAGIGPLESIDESLSLLGVADEQREQYILETLLALKGWAGIIGQLEQQPAGSLQSIPPDTLREFLAVRLLLDRQALSAMARESLGFDGPLRDLSLVLQARRTGRQRHTVDQRAFLVFQLAQVLGWTPQSLFELSKQQWGTLVDEIEAFPGLQRRRTYHIAYERRYRNQALDALVIHRDRVPARPESPSFQIVCCIDDREESFRRHIEEIDPDCETFGAAGFYGVAMKYRGAAEAHFHPLCPGMITPRHYVQEDVVYTFEESHRRRAETRRALGTASHRVHTGSRTIAGGVVMALFGSLASFPIVARILFPRLTARFRRLAGRFVQPPPVTTLHLERIAPEPGPSAEQLGYTIDEMVDIVRGQLRSIGLTERFARLIVVTGHGSSSVNNPHESAYNCGACSGGRGGPNARAFAQMANHPDVRERLAERGLSIPRQTVFLGAYHNTCDDSVTWFDLERLPASHRADFERTRGIIDTARERNAHERCRRFESADLTLTPEVALRHVEARAEDLSQARPEYNHATNALCHVGRRDRIRDLFLDRRAFLTSYDPHQDDSEHSILLGILQAAIPVCAGISLEYYFSCVDPAGWGCGSKLPHNIVSLLGVMEGATSDLRPGLSEQMIEIHEPMRILFVIEATAETMLSLMDRDETIGRLCRNRWVQLATQDPDSGEIQVYEEGRFVPYQPQSTDLPEVASSIDWYRGWRGHLGFASIRSARRDGEERTTGGAA, from the coding sequence GTGCCACTCGCTCCGTCTGTGCTGCTCGATTCTGCCCCGCGCGACCAGGCATCGTCACGGCTGGACCGGCTCCGGGACGCGATCCACCATGCGGCCCATCTGCTCCCCACGCAGGGACCGATTACCAGCTTCGTCCACCACAATACGCTGCACGCCTTCGAAGAACTGCCGTTCGAACAGGCGGTCGATCAGGCATCCCGAATTCACAACTGCGAACCGTTCCTCCGCGAATCCCGCTACCGTGAGATGCTCGAAGGAGACCGCATCCGGCTTTGCGATCTCGAAGAGGTGCTCAAACATGATCTGGGGGACGCGGCAACGACGTCGGTGTGCGGCCTGAGCACGCGTCACGAACTCCGCCTGGCGATGCTGCGGTATCCGCTCCGGCAGGCTCCCGATGCCGAGCTTCGCTGGCTCATTGCCGAGACGGATGCCATCAGCCGGTTCCGCGACGAAGCCCCCGAACCGGCTCGGCGCAGGATCCTCGACGAGACGCGACACTGGATCATGCGGGACGTTCGCAACGGAAGGTCGACTCACGCAACCGATCCGGCCCGCAAGCGGATACGGGCCGCACTGAACGACCTGCTGCAGCGGTACAACGAATCCCGCATCGAGCGCTGGAGCGAATCGACATGGGAAGCCTTCACGCTGGGAGCGCTGTGGCGGGCCTGCCATCAGGCTGTTCACGGTCTGGCCGCCTGCCCCACGGACCAGGCGATGCCACTTCGTCACCGCACGCTGCTGCTGGAGGTGACCGGCAACGATACCGACACGCTCGTTCACGATCTGCTGATCCGGTTCTGTGCAGCCTTCCTGGATCAGGGATTCGCAACGTGGGTGCTGCCGGATCGGGATCGTGGCTTCTATGAGAGTTTTCTGAGCCTGTACAGCCAGCCTGGTGGACCACCGGACAGGTGGCTTCGTGGTCTGCGGACCGAGCTGATGCGGCTGCAGCGCGCGGGCATCGGTCCTCTGGAGTCGATCGACGAGTCCCTTTCGCTGCTGGGGGTCGCGGATGAGCAACGCGAGCAGTACATCCTCGAAACACTGCTGGCGCTGAAGGGCTGGGCCGGGATCATCGGGCAGTTGGAGCAGCAGCCGGCGGGAAGTCTGCAGTCGATTCCGCCGGACACACTTCGAGAGTTTCTGGCCGTGCGTCTGCTGCTCGACCGTCAGGCTCTCTCAGCGATGGCCCGCGAGTCGCTTGGTTTCGACGGCCCGTTGCGGGACCTGTCGCTCGTGCTGCAGGCACGCCGCACGGGCCGCCAACGCCACACAGTCGATCAACGGGCATTCCTGGTCTTTCAGCTGGCGCAGGTTCTGGGATGGACGCCGCAGTCGCTCTTCGAGCTGTCGAAACAGCAGTGGGGCACTCTCGTCGATGAGATTGAAGCGTTCCCGGGACTGCAGCGTCGCCGCACCTACCACATTGCCTACGAGCGGCGGTATCGCAACCAGGCGCTGGATGCCCTCGTGATTCACCGCGACCGAGTGCCGGCACGGCCGGAATCGCCGAGCTTTCAGATCGTCTGCTGCATCGACGACCGCGAAGAGTCATTCCGCCGCCACATCGAAGAGATTGATCCCGATTGTGAAACGTTCGGGGCTGCCGGGTTCTACGGCGTCGCCATGAAGTATCGCGGTGCGGCAGAGGCCCACTTTCATCCTCTCTGCCCGGGGATGATCACGCCCCGACACTACGTACAGGAAGACGTGGTGTACACGTTCGAAGAGAGCCATCGGCGGCGGGCGGAGACCCGTCGAGCCCTGGGAACCGCCTCCCACCGCGTGCATACGGGCAGCCGAACGATCGCAGGGGGCGTGGTAATGGCGTTGTTCGGTTCGCTGGCGTCATTCCCCATCGTGGCGCGGATCCTTTTCCCGCGGCTGACCGCACGTTTCCGCCGGCTCGCCGGACGGTTCGTACAGCCTCCTCCCGTCACGACGCTGCATCTCGAACGGATTGCTCCCGAACCGGGCCCTTCCGCCGAGCAGCTCGGCTACACCATCGACGAAATGGTCGACATCGTGCGGGGTCAGCTACGCAGCATCGGCCTGACGGAACGCTTTGCCCGGCTGATTGTTGTCACCGGCCATGGTTCTTCCAGCGTGAACAATCCTCACGAGTCGGCCTACAACTGTGGGGCATGCAGCGGTGGCCGGGGCGGCCCCAATGCCCGGGCCTTCGCGCAGATGGCCAATCATCCGGACGTGCGGGAGCGTCTTGCCGAGCGGGGCCTTTCGATTCCCCGGCAGACCGTCTTCCTCGGTGCCTACCACAACACCTGCGACGACAGCGTGACCTGGTTCGATCTCGAACGGCTGCCCGCATCGCACCGGGCGGACTTCGAGCGGACTCGCGGCATCATTGATACCGCCCGCGAACGAAATGCGCACGAGCGGTGCCGTCGGTTCGAGTCGGCCGACCTCACGCTCACCCCCGAAGTCGCCCTGAGGCACGTCGAAGCCCGTGCGGAGGATCTCTCGCAGGCCCGTCCCGAATACAACCACGCGACGAACGCCCTCTGCCACGTCGGCCGCCGCGACCGCATACGCGACCTGTTTCTCGACCGTCGCGCGTTCCTGACCTCCTACGACCCGCATCAGGATGATTCGGAGCACTCGATCCTGCTCGGCATCCTGCAGGCGGCAATCCCCGTCTGCGCGGGCATCAGCCTCGAGTACTACTTCTCCTGTGTCGACCCGGCCGGCTGGGGATGCGGCTCGAAGCTGCCGCACAACATCGTGTCGTTGCTCGGCGTCATGGAGGGTGCCACGAGCGATCTGCGGCCCGGTCTCTCGGAGCAGATGATCGAGATCCATGAACCGATGCGAATCCTGTTCGTCATCGAAGCAACGGCGGAGACGATGCTCTCCCTGATGGACCGCGACGAAACGATCGGCCGGCTCTGCCGCAACCGCTGGGTCCAGCTCGCGACTCAGGATCCCGACAGCGGTGAGATTCAGGTCTACGAGGAGGGCCGGTTCGTTCCGTATCAGCCACAGTCGACCGACCTGCCTGAAGTCGCCTCTTCGATCGACTGGTACCGCGGCTGGCGGGGTCACCTCGGTTTCGCCTCCATCCGCTCCGCGCGACGTGACGGCGAAGAACGAACGACCGGAGGTGCCGCATGA